One part of the Truepera radiovictrix DSM 17093 genome encodes these proteins:
- the gnd gene encoding phosphogluconate dehydrogenase (NAD(+)-dependent, decarboxylating) produces the protein MRLGMIGLGRMGGDMSRRLLADGHEVVVYDLSEAAVGALAAAGAHPARSVEDLVAQLSAPRVLWLMLPSGTVTESAFGEALAALSEGDVLVDGANSHWKDSCERAERAAKRGVHFVDAGVSGGVWGLREGYNLMIGASPEAFGVLEPALKSLAPAGGYAHVGPAGSGHFVKMIHNGIEYAMMQAYGEGFEALAAYPHAELDLHQIARLWTRGSVVRSWLLELAARALEKDVRLADVRAYVDDSGMGRWTVLYGVEAGVPMAAISAALFARFSSRQTDSFAAKLAAALRNEFGGHALHRLPEGEREVE, from the coding sequence ATGCGTTTAGGCATGATTGGACTTGGACGGATGGGCGGCGACATGTCCCGCCGCCTGCTCGCAGATGGTCATGAGGTCGTGGTCTACGACCTGAGCGAAGCGGCGGTGGGAGCGCTCGCCGCGGCGGGCGCGCACCCCGCGCGCAGCGTCGAGGACCTCGTGGCGCAACTCAGCGCACCCCGCGTGCTCTGGCTGATGCTGCCCTCGGGCACCGTTACCGAGAGCGCTTTTGGAGAAGCGCTCGCCGCCCTCTCGGAGGGCGACGTGCTCGTCGACGGCGCTAACTCACACTGGAAAGATTCGTGCGAGCGGGCCGAGCGGGCGGCGAAGCGGGGCGTTCACTTCGTCGACGCGGGCGTCTCGGGGGGCGTGTGGGGGCTCCGCGAGGGGTACAACCTGATGATCGGCGCGAGCCCCGAGGCCTTCGGGGTGCTCGAGCCCGCCCTGAAGTCGCTCGCTCCGGCGGGCGGTTACGCCCACGTCGGCCCCGCGGGCAGCGGCCACTTCGTCAAGATGATCCATAACGGCATCGAGTACGCCATGATGCAAGCGTACGGCGAGGGCTTCGAGGCGCTCGCCGCTTACCCTCACGCCGAGCTCGACCTGCACCAGATCGCTCGGCTCTGGACGCGCGGTTCGGTGGTGCGCTCGTGGCTTTTGGAGCTCGCCGCCCGCGCGCTCGAAAAAGACGTGCGCCTAGCGGACGTCCGCGCCTACGTCGACGATTCGGGGATGGGCCGCTGGACGGTCCTCTACGGGGTCGAAGCGGGGGTGCCGATGGCGGCGATTTCGGCGGCGCTCTTCGCGCGCTTTTCCAGCCGCCAGACCGACTCGTTCGCCGCCAAGCTCGCCGCCGCGCTGCGTAACGAGTTCGGCGGCCACGCGCTGCACAGGCTCCCCGAAGGCGAACGGGAGGTCGAATGA